A genomic stretch from Rhodobacterales bacterium HKCCA1288 includes:
- a CDS encoding AEC family transporter, with product MLAIFLKTLPFFALIGVGFLAAYRGFFTQSATAYLTKFVFYFALSAMLFRFASTLSLGDIFDWNFIGAYLFGCFAIYALATVVALIRKRPASEAAIEAQCAVIGNTGFLGVPMLVVLMGPAAAGPVLMILATDLIVFSSLIVIIITASRDGRMSLTIFRSIAIGLIKNPMIVSMVAGLSVSAAGLSLPAPVDEFMALLGAAATPCALFAIGASLAGKSTERASVALWLSFAKLILHPAAVAIGALIIFEVDPYAAAVMIAASSLPVAGNIYMLAQHYNVAPQRVSASILMSTAISILTVSLVIGWLSQMAGLSLP from the coding sequence ATGCTCGCGATATTCCTCAAAACACTTCCATTTTTTGCGCTGATCGGTGTGGGCTTCCTCGCCGCATATCGTGGGTTTTTCACGCAAAGCGCGACCGCCTATCTGACAAAATTCGTGTTTTACTTCGCGCTATCGGCCATGTTGTTTCGCTTTGCCTCGACCTTATCGCTTGGCGATATTTTCGATTGGAATTTCATCGGGGCCTATCTGTTTGGATGTTTCGCGATTTATGCGCTTGCGACTGTCGTTGCCTTGATCCGCAAGCGGCCCGCTTCGGAAGCGGCAATTGAAGCACAATGTGCCGTGATCGGAAATACAGGTTTCTTGGGCGTGCCGATGTTGGTGGTTTTGATGGGGCCTGCGGCGGCGGGCCCTGTCTTGATGATCTTGGCCACTGATTTGATCGTTTTCTCAAGCTTGATCGTGATCATCATCACGGCAAGCCGCGATGGCCGCATGAGCCTGACTATTTTCCGCTCAATCGCGATTGGGTTGATTAAAAATCCGATGATTGTGTCTATGGTCGCGGGGCTATCCGTCTCGGCCGCGGGGCTAAGCCTTCCCGCACCTGTGGATGAATTCATGGCACTATTGGGCGCGGCGGCGACCCCATGTGCGCTCTTCGCAATAGGGGCGTCATTGGCAGGCAAATCAACTGAGCGGGCTTCGGTCGCGCTTTGGCTGTCCTTCGCCAAGCTGATCTTACACCCTGCCGCAGTCGCCATTGGTGCGCTTATAATTTTCGAGGTTGATCCCTATGCCGCGGCAGTGATGATCGCGGCCTCCTCGCTGCCTGTCGCAGGAAATATCTATATGCTGGCGCAGCATTACAACGTGGCCCCGCAACGGGTGTCTGCCTCGATTCTGATGTCGACCGCTATTTCCATCCTCACCGTGTCACTTGTGATCGGATGGCTGTCTCAAATGGCGGGCCTCAGCCTGCCTTGA